GCCGCGGGCCAACGGCGGGCAGTAATCGGGTGGCTCTCGCCGCCACGCCGCCCGCTCCTTGACCTCCTCGCTCGCGCTCTCGGGTTGGAACCCCGCCCACGTTGCGACCTGACCCACCTGCCGGTAGTACCAGGCGCCCTGCGCCAGCGCGAGTCCCGGAAAGAGCCAGAATCCTCCTCGCTGGCCGCTGATCCCGAACGCGGCGAGGCCGTAGATCAGCGTGAATGCCGTCATCGAGGCAGCGGTGCGCGCAACGGTAGCGATCAGCTTCGAGCGAGGCAGCGCCGCCAGCTTCGGGTCTCTCCGCCGCGCGCTCTCGACGTGGTCGGGACGCAACAGAACGAACCCGCCATAGAGAGCCTGGGCCACGGCCGCGACCGCCAGCAGCCGGTAGGCCCAGCCGATCTGCGCCAAGGTGAAGGGAGACCGGCGCTGCAACAGCGATAGGAACGACTCCGGTAGCCGGACCATGGCGAGGCAGACGATGGCGAGCAAGACCGCGACGGTCGCGAAGGGACGAAGCCTTCTCTCCAGCAGTTCCTGCACCCAGGAAGGGTAGCTGCTGCAATCCGGGGTGCAGCTTCGAGGCGAATCCGTATACATGCGTGCTGGCTACGATGTCCCTCAGATGACTCGCTCGGAGGACGTGGCATTCGCCGACCGCCTGATGAATCGCGACCAGTCGGCGCTGCGGGAGCTGATGGGCACGTACGGCGGGGTCGTCTACGGGATGGCGCGACGGGTCCTGGTCGATAGCGGGCTGGCGGAGGAGGTGGCCCAGGACGCCTTCCTCGCTCTGTGGAGGCGACCCGGCGCCTACGATCCGGCTCGAGGCAGCCTTCAAGCCTTTCTGCTCGGCGTCACCCGGAACAAGGCGATCGATCTCGTCCGCAAGGAGGAGTCGCTACGGCGGACCAAAGAATCCATCGCGAGTGAGCTCCAGACGGCATCCGGAGAGGTCTCTCCGCACGAAGAACTACTAGAGAGAGACAACGTTCGAGTGGCGTTGAGCACTCTCAGCAGCGTTCAGCGAGAAGCGCTGGTTCTGGCTTACTTTGGCGGCCGCACTTACCGGGAGGTGGCCGAAGAGCTGGATATCCCGGAGGGGACCGCGAAGACGCGGCTCCGTGACGGGTTGACGAAGCTTAGACAGTTGATGGACACGGGAGAAGCGGGATGACACAGCGTTCACACGAGGATCTGAAGGGTCTCGTTGCCGCGTACGTCCTCGGAGCCGTGCCGCCGGACGAGGTCCGGGTGGTGCGCGCTCACATCCTGACCTGCGACGAGTGCATGGCCGAGGCCGACGACTACGCGGGAGCCATGGACTCTTTGGCACTGGCGGTCGAGCCGGCGGCTCTCCCGCCGGGGTTCGCCGATCGGGTGATGTCTCAGTTGTCTCCTGCCGAGGAACGCTCGACAGCGCCGGCGACGACGGGCTGGCGTGCCACCCTGCGTTCCCGTTTAGCGCCGCTCGCGGCCGGAGCGGCCGCGGTGATCGCTCTGGCAGTGGTGGGGGCCGGATATATGGACGCCCGGACCGACCTCGCCCGCTCGGAACACGTGCTCGCCCAGATCGTGCAAAGTGAGGAGATCTTGGAGCTGAGGGGCCAGGGCGGCACGCTCGGGCGCTTTGCTCCGACGAGCGACGGAGCCGTTTTGGCTGTCTCCGGTCTACCGGAGGCCCCCGGCTCGCACGTCTACCAGCTCTGGTACATGAACGACGGCCGGCCAACCGGCGCGGCGACGTTCGACGCCACCGATGGGGTGGTGACGATGGAGCTCGATCGGTCTTTCAACGGGTTCGACGCCGTTGCCGTCACCATCGAGCCTCCTGGCGGTTCCCGGCAACCCACGGGAGACCCCGTCATAGCGTCGTTCTAAGCGCCGCACGTAGCACGCTGTGAGGGGTTAGCTGCACCGCGTGGTGGGAAAGGTGCATCCGTGAAGCCACCGCGCCGGGTCGTCTACATCATCGTCGACGGCATGGGCACCGAAGCGTTCGAGCAGGCGACGGCCTCCGGGCGGGCCCCGGCCTTCGCGTTCCTTAAATCTCACGGTAGCTACGTCCGTGACTCTGTGGCGGTCTTCCCCACGATCACTCCGGCCGCCACCGCCTCTTTGATCACCGGCGCGACGCCTGCGGCGCACGGGATCCCGGGGATGTGCTGGTACGACCGCGACGCGCAGCGGTTCGTCAACTACGGCCAGAGCCCGCGTGCGGCGATCGTGGAGGGCCTGTCACAGGTCGTGCGGGACGTGATGCTGAACCTCAACTCCAGACACCTGAGCCCGGACGTCGAGACGATCCACGAGCAGCTCGACAAGCTCGGGCTCACGACGGCCTCCATCAACTTCATGCTCTTCCGAGGGCCGTACATGCACGACGTCGAACCGAACCTGCTGGCGAAGGCGATGTTCCGAAAGAAGCTCCCGGAGCAGGCCCCCGGACCGAAGGAGCACTACTTCGCCGACGCGATCACCGGTCCATCCGAGGCTTGTTCGAAGTTGATGTCGGTGCGGGGCCTCAAGAAGAGGATCAAGGCCACCGACGCGTGGGCCGCCTGCGTCACCCGGGAGCTGCTGGAGAGGAACGCGGCCGAGATGATCCTCTTCTACCTGCACGAGAACGACCACGCGTCCCACGAGGAGGGGCCGGATTCGCAGGTCGACAACCTCGCCGCCGCGGACGAGCACATCGCATATGTCCTGGACGCCTTCGACTCGTGGGACCAAGCGGTCGAAGAGGTGGGCTTCGTCGTTACGGCCGACCACGCGCAGAGCCCGATCAGCGACGATCCCGATCACATTCTCGATCTGAACGAGGTGTTGTCCGACTTCAAGCGGGTTTCGCCGGGGCGGGGCAAAGAGA
This genomic window from Actinomycetota bacterium contains:
- a CDS encoding sigma-70 family RNA polymerase sigma factor — protein: MTRSEDVAFADRLMNRDQSALRELMGTYGGVVYGMARRVLVDSGLAEEVAQDAFLALWRRPGAYDPARGSLQAFLLGVTRNKAIDLVRKEESLRRTKESIASELQTASGEVSPHEELLERDNVRVALSTLSSVQREALVLAYFGGRTYREVAEELDIPEGTAKTRLRDGLTKLRQLMDTGEAG
- a CDS encoding alkaline phosphatase family protein; the protein is MKPPRRVVYIIVDGMGTEAFEQATASGRAPAFAFLKSHGSYVRDSVAVFPTITPAATASLITGATPAAHGIPGMCWYDRDAQRFVNYGQSPRAAIVEGLSQVVRDVMLNLNSRHLSPDVETIHEQLDKLGLTTASINFMLFRGPYMHDVEPNLLAKAMFRKKLPEQAPGPKEHYFADAITGPSEACSKLMSVRGLKKRIKATDAWAACVTRELLERNAAEMILFYLHENDHASHEEGPDSQVDNLAAADEHIAYVLDAFDSWDQAVEEVGFVVTADHAQSPISDDPDHILDLNEVLSDFKRVSPGRGKEKFKGNDLAAAGNGRIGFVYLNEARRETLRPAVVETLASTRGIDQVMWREDDTYVVASERGTVRFWTGEGAGAVVDERDNKWSFSGDLDAVGGVVEENMIRTPEYPLAFWRIKCAIDLDRMGDLVFTNSLTWETKDLAGGDHRGGGDHASLHVQDSMIPFLSTLGDPPLHPSTVDVVPHIVEHLRRAHVG
- a CDS encoding anti-sigma factor, with translation MTQRSHEDLKGLVAAYVLGAVPPDEVRVVRAHILTCDECMAEADDYAGAMDSLALAVEPAALPPGFADRVMSQLSPAEERSTAPATTGWRATLRSRLAPLAAGAAAVIALAVVGAGYMDARTDLARSEHVLAQIVQSEEILELRGQGGTLGRFAPTSDGAVLAVSGLPEAPGSHVYQLWYMNDGRPTGAATFDATDGVVTMELDRSFNGFDAVAVTIEPPGGSRQPTGDPVIASF